A stretch of DNA from Methylosinus sp. LW4:
TCGGATGGACGCAGAGCCGGCGCCGTCTTCACCGGCCGGCCGATCGGCGAATTGCGCCGCGCCTATGAAGCGCTGCATCGCGCCCATGTCGATCTGCAGCAGGCGCAATCGCGCCTCGTCGAGCAGGAGAAGATGGCGAGCCTCGGCCGGCTCGTCGCCGGCGTCGCGCATGAGCTCAATAATCCGATCAGCTTCGTCTATGGCAATATTCATACGCTCGACCGCTATCGCAAGGCGATCGCCGCCTATCTCGAGGCGATCCATGCCGGCGCGAGCGCGAAAGAGCGCGAGAAGCTGCGACGCGCGAGCGGCATAGACAGCATTCTCGCCGATCTCGAGCCTTTGATCGACGGCACGCTGGAGGGCGCCGTGCGCATCAGCGAGATCGTCAAGAATTTGCGCCGCCTCTCCTTCAGCACAAAGGCGCCGCGCGAGGCGGTGTCATTGTCGAAAGTGGTGGAGACGGCCGCGCAATGGGCCTCGCGCAGCAAGAAGGCCAAAGCGCGCATCGTCACCGATCTCGAACCGGAGCTCTACGCCTCGGGACAGAGCGGGCAGATTCATTCCGTGCTGGTCAATCTCATCGACAATGCGCTCGACGCCGTGCGCGAGGCGGAGCGGCCGATCGTCTCCATCACCACGCGCGGTGAAAACGATTGCGCGATCGTGATCGTCGAGGACAATGGAAAGGGGGTGCCGGAGGCGCTGCGCAGCCGCATCTTCGAGCCTTTCTTCACCACAAAGGCGGTCGGCGAAGGCACAGGGCTCGGCCTATGGATCAGCTATTCCATCGCCCATGAGCATGGCGGCTCTATCGAATACGACACGTCGCCGGAAGGCGGCGCGCGTTTCACGCTGCGCCTGCCGCGCGCGACGGAAGCCGAGACGCGCGACTTGCGAAACTGACTTGCGAACCTGAAGACCCGCGGCCCGAGTGGGGCGGAAGGCCGCGAGTCTTCGGCTCCGCTTGTCGCCTTTTAGGAGGCGACGACGCGAATCTTATTCTCCGCATGGCCGTGATGCGCGTCCTCGACATCGACAGCGCCCACTTCGCGCGTCTTCGAGTGATCGGCGGCGAGCACGAGATAGACCGCCGGCAGCACGAAGAGCGTGAACAATGTGCCGATCGACAGGCCCGAGGCGATGACGAGGCCCATATTGTAGCGCGAGGCCGCGCCGGCGCCGCTCGCCATGATGAGCGGCAGAACGCCGAGCACCATCGCCGCCGTCGTCATGAGAATCGGCCGCAGGCGGATCGACGTCGCTTCTATGATCGCCTCATATTTCGACTTGCCGAGATGCTGCTGCTCATTGGCGAATTCGACGATGAGAATGCCGTGCTTGCTGATGAGGCCCATCAGCGTCACGAGGCCCACCTGCGTGTAGATATTGATGCT
This window harbors:
- a CDS encoding sensor histidine kinase, whose product is MTKADVKSYAKHGDLIALVAGKEEIALSEGGESVWLEVIKKMDEVYADLIGYEADLERKNGELEAARNFIQSVIASVSDVLIVCDERGAILQVNPAFEALAGHSEAELKGAGVAALFVAEDEARAAAIVAGQARDPTSVELRFRTSNGPSDLMAINCSPLFDSDGRRAGAVFTGRPIGELRRAYEALHRAHVDLQQAQSRLVEQEKMASLGRLVAGVAHELNNPISFVYGNIHTLDRYRKAIAAYLEAIHAGASAKEREKLRRASGIDSILADLEPLIDGTLEGAVRISEIVKNLRRLSFSTKAPREAVSLSKVVETAAQWASRSKKAKARIVTDLEPELYASGQSGQIHSVLVNLIDNALDAVREAERPIVSITTRGENDCAIVIVEDNGKGVPEALRSRIFEPFFTTKAVGEGTGLGLWISYSIAHEHGGSIEYDTSPEGGARFTLRLPRATEAETRDLRN